A single Populus nigra chromosome 13, ddPopNigr1.1, whole genome shotgun sequence DNA region contains:
- the LOC133670686 gene encoding polygalacturonase-like: MAGVPLPMIPHPITLFFIIFFAFSPLAKAAQFSVLSYGAKPDGKTDSTKAFAAAWAQACASTQPATISVPKGSFSLGQVRFQGPCKNRAILVRIDGTLVAPSDYKVIGNAKNWLIFEHVNGVTVTGGTLDGQGAGLWSCKNSGKGCPRGATSLEFSNSKNIAITGLASLNSQLFHIVINGCQNVKVQGVKVSAAGNSPNTDGIHVQSSTGVTILNSRIGTGDDCVSIGPGTSSLWIENVACGPGHGISIGSLGKESQEAGVQNVTVKTTTFTGTENGLRIKSWGRPSNGFARDILFQHAVMSNVKNPIVIDQNYCPGEKNCPGQVSGVKISDVTYQDIHGSSATEVAVKFDCSKKYPCTGIKLEDVKLTYKNQPAEASCSNAGGVASGLVQPTSCL, from the exons ATGGCAGGCGTTCCACTTCCAATGATCCCCCATCCTATTACccttttcttcatcattttctttgCCTTCTCACCTCTAGCAAAGGCAGCACAATTTAGTGTGTTAAGTTATGGTGCCAAACCTGATGGAAAAACTGACTCAACCAAGGCCTTTGCTGCTGCTTGGGCACAGGCATGTGCCTCAACACAACCAGCCACAATTTCTGTTCCTAAAGGGAGTTTCTCTTTAGGTCAAGTGAGGTTTCAGGGTCCTTGCAAGAACCGTGCTATCTTGGTACGTATAGATGGCACCCTAGTCGCCCCATCAGATTATAAAGTCATTGGTAACGCTAAAAATTGGCTAATCTTTGAGCATGTTAATGGGGTTACTGTAACTGGAGGGACTCTTGATGGCCAGGGTGCTGGACTGTGGTCTTGTAAGAATTCCGGCAAGGGTTGCCCCAGAGGCGCAACG TCACTTGAGTtttccaattcaaaaaacattgcAATCACTGGATTGGCATCATTAAATAGCCAGTTGTTTCACATTGTCATCAATGGTTGCCAAAACGTCAAAGTGCAAGGAGTCAAAGTCTCTGCCGCCGGAAACAGCCCTAACACGGATGGCATTCACGTTCAATCATCAACCGGTGTCACCATATTGAATTCTAGGATTGGAACAGGTGACGACTGTGTATCGATTGGCCCCGGTACCTCAAGTTTGTGGATTGAAAATGTGGCATGTGGACCTGGCCATGGAATCAg CATTGGAAGTTTAGGCAAAGAATCCCAAGAGGCTGGTGTGCAAAATGTTACAGTCAAGACTACTACATTTACCGGTACAGAAAATGGACTGAGAATTAAGTCATGGGGAAGGCCTAGCAATGGTTTTGCTAGAGATATTCTTTTCCAACACGCAGTCATGAGTAATGTCAAAAATCCCATTGTAATAGACCAAAACTATTGCCCCGGCGAGAAGAATTGCCCTGGCCAG GTTTCTGGTGTGAAAATAAGTGATGTGACCTACCAAGACATTCATGGATCATCAGCAACAGAAGTGGCGGTCAAATTTGATTGTAGCAAAAAATATCCATGCACTGGGATCAAATTAGAAGATGTAAAGCTCACTTACAAGAATCAGCCAGCTGAAGCATCATGCAGCAATGCTGGTGGAGTTGCTTCAGGACTTGTTCAGCCCACTAGCTGTCTATAA
- the LOC133671422 gene encoding NADP-dependent alkenal double bond reductase P2-like has protein sequence MFCLLQPCTSSAIFYHHFVHSEEVISNKQVILKDYVSGFPRESNLYLTTSNIKLKVPEEESGKDAVLVKNLYLSCDPFMRGRMQRDLPPGEPELSSYSLGSPIVGYGVARVVDSRHSDFKKGDLVWGRTIGREEYSLITTPEYLFKINHTDDIPLSYYTGILGMPGMTAYFGFFDIGSPKEGDRVYISSASGAIGQLVGQFAVGGRNH, from the exons ATGTTTTGCCTTTTGCAACCTTGTACATCATCAGCAATATTTTATCACCATTTTGTTCATAGTGAGGAAGTGATCAGCAACAAACAAGTGATCCTCAAGGACTATGTGAGTGGTTTTCCAAGAGAATCAAACCTGTACCTGACGACAAGTAACATCAAACTCAAAGTGCCAGAAGAAGAGAGTGGTAAAGATGCTGTGCTGGTTAAGAATCTCTACTTGTCTTGTGATCCTTTCATGCGTGGACGGATGCAGAGAGATCTGCCACCCGGTGAACCTGAACTATCTTCCTACTCCCTTGGCTCT CCAATTGTTGGATATGGAGTGGCTAGAGTTGTTGATTCCAGGCACTCTGACTTCAAGAAAGGTGATTTGGTCTGGGGAAGGACAATCGGCAGGGAAGAATACAGTCTAATAACAACACCTGAATACCTCTTTAAAATCAACCATACTGATGATATACCCCTTTCCTACTACACTGGAATTCTTG GAATGCCTGGCATGACTGCTTATTTTGGCTTCTTTGACATTGGTTCTCCCAAGGAAGGAGACCGTGTCTACATTTCATCAGCATCAGGCGCAATTGGTCAGCTTGTTGGGCAATTTgctgttggtgggaggaaccactag
- the LOC133671423 gene encoding uncharacterized protein LOC133671423, which produces MEGEECAHRDTHFQEELESLKESVARLTSLLEQTLRNASGEGPSNRPAIFVQPPATAQPEETMSEHGHEPPHNPTFVHSMPPAPTPAVIDAFANESHKTKSSNKMAALEARIRAIERVDLYDPVRAVEMCLVPNVVVPKKFRVPEFIKYTGTQCPTTHLKSYCNKMAEVVHDEKLLMHFFQDSLSGAALNWYMRLDNTKIQRWKDLVDAFVKQYKYNMDITPDRTSLSNLEKRDMESIREYAQRWRDLAAQVHPPLLDKEMVTLFANTLKDPYYEHVIGSSAQQFTDAVAVAERIEQGVKSGRISASVEKRGFEDKKEEVDYVESGCRGRKNPFQNYHTPSPSPQISNINLSPTFLTRKPEPQTKHQRVQEQLPPLPLPLNEMYQKLLSIGRIAPEPLTPLQPPYPNWYKPDLTCEYHAGATGHNIHTCSAFKKRLMHLIKVGWITFEGTPNMSLNRLPNHASGTGSVNALEVECSENLKALMARARCEKGNVHSQG; this is translated from the coding sequence ATGGAAGGTGAAGAGTGTGCTCACCGTGACACCCATTTCCAAGAAGagttagaatctctgaaagaaaGCGTGGCTCGCCTcactagcttactcgagcaaacacTTAGAAATGCCTCTGGTGAAGGTCCTTCCAACCGGCCTGctatttttgttcaacctccAGCAACAGCTCAACCCGAAGAAACAATGAGTGAACATGGTCATGAACCTCCACACAATCCAACTTTTGTGCACTCAATGCCACCAGCACCAACCCCCGCAGTCATAGATGCATTTGCCAATGAGTCCCACAAGACCAAGTCATCTAATAAGATGGCAGCGCTAGAAGCCCGAATCAGAGCCATTGAGAGGGTAGACTTGTACGATCCAGTACGAGCAGTAGAAATGTGCTTGGTCCCAAATGTGGTTGTCCCGAAGAAATTTCGTGTTCctgaatttatcaaatatactGGGACACAATGCCCCACAACTCATCTCAAATCCTACTGTAACAAAATGGCAGAAGTAGTACATGATGAAAAACTACTGATGCATTTTTTCCAAGATAGCTTAAGTGGGGCAGCATTAAACTGGTACATGAGATTGGACAACACCAAGATCCAAAGATGGAAAGACTTGGTGGATGCTTTTGTCAAGCAATACAAGTATAATATGGACATCACTCCTGACAGAACCAGTTTGTCCAACTTAGAGAAAAGGGACATGGAAAGCATAAGGGAATATGCTCAAAGGTGGAGAGACCTAGCTGCTCAAGTACATCCTCCACTCCTGGATAAAGAGATGGTCACTCTATTTGCCAACACGCTCAAGGACCCATACTACGAGCATGTGATTGGTAGTTCGGCCCAACAATTTACTGACGCTGTGGCAGTAGCTGAACGCATAGAGCAAGGAGTAAAGAGTGGTAGAATCTCTGCATCTGTGGAGAAAAGAGGCTTTGAGGATAAAAAGGAAGAGGTTGACTATGTTGAAAGTGGATGTAGGGGTAGGAAGAACCCATTCCAGAACTATCACACTCCATCCCCTTCACCCCAAATTTCTAACATCAATCTCAGCCCTACATTCCTCACAAGAAAACCTGAGcctcaaaccaaacaccaaagaGTCCAAGAGCAACTACCTCCATTACCGTTGCCCTTAAATGAGATGTACCAAAAGCTACTGAGCATCGGGCGTATAGCTCCAGAACCTTTGACACCTTTGCAACCACCTTACCCCAACTGGTACAAGCCTGACCTCACTTGCGAGTACCATGCTGGTGCTACGGGACACAATATTCATACTTGCAGTGCCTTCAAGAAGAGGCTCATGCATTTGATTAAAGTTGGATGGATAACCTTCGAAGGAACTCCAAACATGAGTTTGAACCGTTTACCCAATCATGCTTCAGGTACTGGATCGGTGAATGCATTGGAGGTGGAATGCTCTGAAAACCTCAAAGCACTGATGGCAAGAGCAAGGTGTGAAAAAGGAAATGTGCACTCTCAAGGATAG
- the LOC133671424 gene encoding 2-alkenal reductase (NADP(+)-dependent)-like yields MARVWITRLQPLERVGDSAESSGGACGLPPSPIKLSFCTREFVWMRSTLWNDQNWFLTTLKIRISPKTLLFFNERGSDTNCGWWLAAGGWRLGGWSLDSDSWWLPSLTFWIEFTSTFAKLIGCYVVGSAGSKEKVELLKTKFGFDDAFNYKEEHDLDAALKRYFLEGIDIYFENVGGKMLDAVLLNTRHHGRIALCGMISQYNLEQPESVQNLIAVLFKQIRMEGFAVYEYYDQYSKFLDFVLPYIKEGEIVYVEDITEGLESGPAAFIGLFSGRNVGKQVVKVAQE; encoded by the exons ATGGCGCGAGTGTGGATCACTCGTCTTCAACCTCTGGAGCGCGTGGGCGACAGTGCTGAATCTTCAGGCGGCGCGTGTGGGCTACCTCCGTCTCCGATCAAGCTGAGTTTTTGCACCAGGGAGTTCGTATGGATGAGATCTACACTGTGGAATGATCAAAACTggtttttgacaactttgaaaattcggaTATCTCCCAAAACACTTCTGTTTTTTAAcgaacggggctctgataccaatt gtggctggtggctggcggctggtggctggcggctgggCGGCTGGTCGCTGGACAGTGACAGCTGGtggctgccttccttgaccttctggatTGAGTTTACTTCAACATTTGCAAAGCTGATAGGTTGTTATGTTGTTGGAAGTGCTGGAAGTAAAGAAAAGGTTGAACTATTGAAGACCAAGTTTGGATTTGATGATGCTTTCAATTATAAAGAGGAGCATGACTTGGATGCAGCCTTGAAAAG GTACTTCCTTGAAGGCATCGACATTTACTTTGAGAATGTTGGAGGAAAAATGCTTGATGCTGTCCTTCTAAACACGAGACACCATGGCCGTATTGCTTTGTGTGGAATGATCTCTCAATACAATCTCGAGCAGCCTGAAAGTGTGCAGAACTTAATCGCTGTACTCTTTAAGCAGATCCGGATGGAAGGGTTTGCGGTTTACGAGTACTATGACCAATACTCCAAGTTCTTGGATTTTGTTCTGCCGTATATTAAAGAAGGGGAGATTGTTTATGTGGAAGACATAACTGAAGGACTCGAGAGTGGCCCTGCTGCATTCATAGGCCTATTCAGCGGCCGAAATGTAGGCAAGCAAGTAGTGAAAGTTGCTCAGGAGTGA
- the LOC133671213 gene encoding uncharacterized protein LOC133671213 produces the protein MEPETDPKRDQRTVFAYLMYLKATKRNFYEFFSKAGKVMDVRLIMERNSRLSKGVGHVEFYDELALLTQKINRTGIARSIAGCLGVPLLNGSAPNQQFISLPVNGQTTMGAAALQTPALPSLAYG, from the exons ATGGAGCCTGAAACCGATCCAAAAAGGGACCAAAGAACTGTTTTTGCGTACCTTATGTATTTGAAGGCAACGAAGAGAAATTTTTATGAATTCTTCTCGAAAGCAGGCAAGGTCATGGATGTTCGACTAATAATGGAAAGAAATTCAAGGCTGTCAAAAGGGGTTGGGCATGTTGAGTTCTACGATGAATT AGCATTGCTTACACAGAAGATAAATCGCACTGGTATTGCCAGAAGCATTGCAGGCTGTCTTGGAGTACCTTTGCTAAATGGGTCAGCTCCAAATCAACAATTCATTAGCTTGCCTGTCAATGGGCAAACTACTATGGGAGCAGCAGCACTTCAAACACCAGCTTTACCTTCCCTTGCCTATGGTTAG
- the LOC133670541 gene encoding polygalacturonase-like: MASLPLPMSPLLLTLLSIIFLASPSAKAAQFSVLSYGAKPDGKTDSTKAFAAAWSQACASTGPATISVPKGSFSLRQVKFQGPCKNNAILVRIDGTLVAPSNYGVLGSAQNWLIFEHVNGVTLSGGTLDGQGAGLWSCKNSGKGNCPRGATSLEFSNSKNIAITGLASLNSQMFHIVINGCQNVKLQGVKVSADGNSPNTDGIHVQLSTAVTILNSRIGTGDDCISIGPGTSNLWIENVACGPGHGISIGSLGKESQEAGVRDVTVKTTTFTGTENGLRIKTWGRPSNGFATNILFQHVVMNNVKNPILIDQNYCPGNKNCPGQASGVKISDVTYQDIHGTSATELAVKFDCSRKYPCTGIKLQDVKLTYENKPAEASCSNAGGVASGMVQPTSCL, translated from the exons ATGGCATCCCTTCCACTTCCAATGAGCCCTCTTCTCCTTACCCTTCTTTCCATCATTTTCCTTGCCTCCCCTTCAGCAAAGGCAGCACAATTTAGTGTGTTGAGTTATGGGGCCAAGCCTGATGGAAAAACTGACTCAACCAAGGCCTTTGCTGCTGCTTGGTCACAAGCATGTGCCTCTACAGGGCCAGCCACAATCTCTGTTCCTAAAGGGAGTTTCTCTCTACGTCAAGTGAAGTTTCAGGGTCCTTGCAAGAATAATGCTATCTTGGTACGTATAGATGGAACCCTAGTCGCTCCATCAAATTATGGGGTCCTTGGTAGTGCACAAAACTGGCTAATCTTTGAGCATGTTAATGGGGTTACTCTATCTGGAGGGACTCTTGACGGTCAAGGTGCTGGACTGTGGTCTTGCAAGAACTCCGGCAAGGGTAATTGCCCCAGGGGCGCAACG TCACTTGAATtttccaattcaaaaaacattgcAATCACCGGATTGGCATCATTAAATAGCCAAATGTTCCATATTGTCATCAATGGCTGCCAAAACGTCAAATTGCAAGGAGTCAAAGTCTCTGCTGACGGAAACAGCCCTAACACGGATGGCATTCACGTTCAATTATCAACCGCTGTCACCATCTTGAATTCTAGGATTGGAACAGGTGACGATTGTATATCTATCGGCCCCGGCACGTCTAATTTGTGGATTGAAAATGTAGCATGTGGACCAGGCCATGGAATCag CATTGGAAGTTTGGGCAAGGAGTCCCAAGAGGCTGGTGTGCGAGATGTTACAGTCAAAACCACTACATTTACGGGTACTGAAAATGGACTGAGAATTAAGACTTGGGGAAGGCCTAGCAATGGTTTTGCTACAAATATTCTTTTCCAACATGTAGTCATGAATAACGTCAAAAATCCCATTTTGATAGACCAAAACTATTGCCCCGGCAACAAGAATTGCCCTGGCCAG GCTTCTGGTGTGAAAATCAGCGATGTGACCTATCAAGACATTCATGGAACATCAGCTACTGAACTTGCGGTGAAATTTGATTGTAGCAGAAAATATCCGTGCACTGGGATTAAATTGCAGGATGTGAAGCTCACTTACGAAAATAAACCCGCTGAAGCATCATGTAGCAATGCTGGTGGAGTTGCTTCCGGCATGGTTCAGCCTACTAGCTGTTTGTAG